A region of Sulfurimonas sp. DNA encodes the following proteins:
- the rsmD gene encoding 16S rRNA (guanine(966)-N(2))-methyltransferase RsmD has translation MNSKSNTKQLTKKIISGKFKNVVLKLPSKITTRSSKSIVLESFFNTIQFDIIDATFVEVFSGSGSIGLEALSRGANNIIFMEKDRDAIKVLKENISKTDESACEIFSGDSFENIKAVISRLKKNNQIAYFYIDPPFSIREGMEDIYDKMIKMIASIPPQLTKLIIIEHMTGLEIPEKIGTFKMKKSKKFGKTSLTYLV, from the coding sequence ATGAATAGTAAATCAAATACGAAACAATTAACAAAAAAAATAATTTCTGGAAAGTTTAAAAATGTTGTTTTAAAGCTTCCGTCTAAAATAACTACTCGTTCTTCAAAGTCCATAGTTCTTGAATCTTTTTTTAATACAATTCAGTTTGATATCATAGATGCTACCTTTGTTGAAGTCTTCTCTGGAAGTGGATCTATTGGACTTGAAGCTCTTAGCCGAGGAGCAAACAATATAATCTTTATGGAAAAAGATAGAGATGCCATAAAAGTTTTAAAAGAAAATATCTCAAAAACAGATGAATCTGCTTGTGAAATTTTTAGTGGAGATAGTTTTGAGAATATTAAAGCAGTTATATCTCGTTTAAAGAAAAATAATCAAATAGCATACTTTTACATAGACCCACCTTTTAGCATCCGAGAAGGCATGGAAGATATCTACGACAAGATGATAAAAATGATAGCATCTATACCTCCACAACTTACAAAGCTTATAATCATCGAACACATGACAGGTTTAGAAATACCAGAAAAAATAGGTACCTTCAAGATGAAAAAATCTAAAAAGTTTGGAAAAACCTCATTGACATATCTAGTGTAG
- a CDS encoding PKD domain-containing protein: MSSIKKVILGLFLVLFITGCMEVIEIEGNKEIKTNESHTYKAIIVSTKYQDMDSYIWKVISKNKDYHLTNETTSEVTFKASSAGKYTLKVIAKKNRKPFKATMEVIVTKAEIINGYELPPEPDEALNNSTLLGIDSNDNGVRDDVEIFVIKKYATDHKIVTEIGFQLASAYQKILDNPLDTEANHKALHDAMDCNYYFSYYAKYYGESILAKDYIDEDFENLQLNRKSRVKAYLEYDAQLSGGVYESTKSDKLKEKCNFDVASLLGGN, from the coding sequence ATGAGTAGTATAAAAAAAGTAATTTTAGGTCTGTTTTTAGTTCTTTTTATAACTGGATGTATGGAAGTCATAGAGATAGAAGGTAACAAAGAGATAAAAACAAATGAATCTCATACTTACAAAGCTATCATCGTTTCTACAAAATATCAAGATATGGATAGCTATATATGGAAAGTAATATCAAAAAATAAAGATTATCATCTTACAAATGAAACTACTTCAGAAGTAACCTTTAAGGCATCAAGTGCTGGAAAATATACTCTAAAAGTCATAGCTAAGAAAAACAGAAAACCTTTTAAAGCTACTATGGAAGTAATAGTTACAAAAGCTGAAATTATAAATGGTTATGAACTACCACCTGAACCAGATGAAGCTCTTAATAACTCAACACTTCTCGGGATAGACTCTAATGATAATGGTGTTAGGGATGATGTGGAGATATTTGTTATAAAAAAATATGCAACAGATCATAAGATTGTAACTGAGATAGGTTTTCAGCTTGCTAGTGCATATCAGAAGATTTTAGATAATCCTTTGGATACTGAAGCTAATCATAAAGCGTTACATGATGCTATGGATTGTAATTATTATTTTAGTTATTATGCAAAATATTATGGTGAATCAATTTTAGCAAAAGATTATATAGATGAAGATTTTGAAAATCTACAATTAAACAGAAAGTCAAGAGTTAAAGCTTATCTAGAATATGATGCACAACTTAGCGGTGGAGTGTATGAGTCTACTAAGTCAGATAAGCTTAAAGAAAAGTGT
- a CDS encoding 3'-5' exonuclease codes for MLIFIDVQTTGLETKDKIVSIGLVCFENDEVTTFYELVNEGKKVPAIASSINHITTEMLKNKSKLIESQAYKFLLKYNNASSTIIGHNVKFDLNMLQNAGFSFLGEVIDTLRVTKHLVPECEMFSLQFLRYELKLYKKEKKSLDAYNALDNAQVVKNLYDYLKEMNSKSDFTELSFKKVLIEKFEFGKYSGRYIEEISMNDRGYLEWMLNNVVDLDEDLRYSIEYNLGSIL; via the coding sequence ATGTTAATTTTTATTGATGTTCAAACAACAGGTTTAGAAACTAAAGATAAAATAGTTTCTATTGGTCTTGTTTGTTTTGAAAATGATGAAGTCACAACTTTCTATGAACTTGTAAATGAAGGGAAAAAAGTACCTGCTATTGCTTCGAGTATAAATCATATAACAACAGAGATGCTAAAAAATAAGTCTAAACTAATTGAAAGCCAAGCCTATAAATTTCTTTTAAAATACAATAACGCGTCTAGCACTATAATAGGTCATAATGTAAAATTTGATTTAAATATGCTCCAAAATGCTGGTTTTAGTTTTTTAGGAGAAGTTATAGATACGCTAAGAGTTACTAAGCATCTAGTTCCTGAATGTGAAATGTTTTCATTGCAGTTTTTAAGGTATGAGTTGAAACTTTATAAAAAAGAAAAAAAAAGCTTAGATGCTTATAATGCTTTAGATAATGCACAAGTAGTGAAAAATCTTTATGACTATCTCAAAGAGATGAATTCTAAAAGTGATTTTACTGAACTTAGTTTTAAAAAAGTATTGATAGAAAAATTTGAATTTGGAAAATATAGCGGGCGTTATATAGAAGAAATTTCAATGAATGATAGAGGATATTTGGAATGGATGCTAAATAATGTTGTAGATTTAGATGAAGATTTAAGATATAGTATTGAGTATAATTTAGGGAGTATTTTATGA